One window of the Runella slithyformis DSM 19594 genome contains the following:
- a CDS encoding helix-turn-helix domain-containing protein: MKAKYKPSDYEILRRRCVELKEAGWKQKDITSALGLTEGWVSQTLKKYRELGAEGLLARKPPGSLPKLTSEQLSQLVEELKQGAVSHGFPGHIWTRSRVNELIGRLFGVSYDLTQVGRILKKLGWSLQKPAKKARQQSKQKVQQWREETVPELKKSRG, from the coding sequence ATGAAAGCAAAATACAAACCATCAGATTACGAAATACTACGTCGCCGCTGCGTGGAGTTGAAAGAAGCGGGTTGGAAGCAGAAGGACATCACCTCGGCTCTTGGACTGACCGAGGGCTGGGTAAGCCAGACGCTGAAAAAGTATCGGGAGTTGGGGGCGGAAGGCTTGCTGGCCCGAAAGCCGCCAGGTTCGTTGCCTAAACTGACGTCAGAACAGCTTTCGCAGCTTGTCGAAGAGCTTAAACAAGGTGCTGTCAGCCACGGTTTTCCCGGCCACATCTGGACACGCTCTCGTGTCAACGAGTTGATTGGCAGGCTATTCGGTGTCAGCTACGACCTAACGCAGGTGGGGCGTATCCTAAAAAAACTGGGATGGAGCTTGCAGAAGCCCGCCAAAAAGGCTCGCCAGCAGAGCAAGCAGAAAGTCCAGCAGTGGCGGGAAGAGACGGTACCGGAATTAAAAAAAAGCCGAGGATGA
- a CDS encoding alpha-2-macroglobulin family protein: MLSLFGSRFSTSAVTDFKSVTELIRDFKSRIALNVKSRIALIFLFSTLFFTQCGKLNEIRVVGRNFEDEINLAQNLVFTFNKDIVPVSELNSWESTKFVEFIPAVAGKFKWTAPNELIFSPASGFEPATEYRAELSKELAKKTIEKRYDVSGEEIEFHTPYLQLTEAETYWTKSRETGKALAKAKLHFNYAVNGSEVGGKLKVKSEEKSLTSSIGQSQTSEAVTVALTDAAADKNEQPLELSVEKGLKVPNTAYASKEDITLSGTIPSATTLEVKEVKTGFENNRGVVRVVTTQELQNVDLSTFYSIQPAVQTKAELTENGFIIRGDFNETDTYVLTLTDQVKGVLGAQLQEAVSKDLFFGLMPASIAFVNKKAVYLSSKGARNVGLQIVNVPKVQVKIAKIYENNILQYLKNNRYEEYGYLGGEDNWGPTGAFNYQEDDNQSYSDLIVDKTVETDNLPKVKGVSALNLSLPDAPNAFRGIYLVSVQSKDEQYQRANKLVSLSDIGLIAKQGKDELWVFANSIKTAEPLDKLEINLISSNNQTVLTGKTDSKGVVKFEKLSEKAPNFSIAMVVAHSGEAQSREADFNYLLLEDTQVETSRFDVEGRRDNTSGLEAFIYGDRDIYRPGETIHFNTVVRQQNRKNVGEVPLKIKVLLPNGKELKNYRVSTNGEGAIETSLALDKAAVTGGYSVEVYTANDVLLASKKLNIEEFMPDRIKVDAKTNQEFYRTGQTITLNATALNLFGPPASGRNYEMEFSLKRKAFFAANYKEYIFDMPDNAAVKFENVVRQGVTDDNGLAKEAFTLPAEYGDMGALEGKIYVTVFDETGRPVNRLKRFDVFTQEVFYGVKMADNYVGLNAPVLIGLVAVDKDGKPKATAQAQVEVIRMDYQTVVEKQNDQLRYSSKKREKVVYSNIVNFKNGLAEVRYVPTVSGEYEVRIRRISGSVGTPTTTGYSMISFYAYGWGSTSASSFEVSNEGEVLMEFDKPSYKVGDKATVLFKTPFVGKLLVTVERNKILEHTYLTTDNKSAEFSFSVGSEHLPNVFISATLIRPLDNSNLPLTVAHGFASVKVEDEDTKLPVEIVAVEKSRSKTKQKIRIKTARNAQVTVAVVDEGILQIKNFQTPDIHGFFYQKRALEVSSHDLYPFLFPELSLASTSSVGGDGYDLEKRINPLSNGRVNLVAYWSGQLDAGMSGEVEFEVDIPQFSGDLRIMAVAYKDNAFGSGNKNMKVADPIVISTALPRFLSPEDELIVPVNVTNTEKTAANVQVSLSVNGQLRNLQAKSQTLSIAPEKESRTSFVVKAAQGMGTGSVTVTVSNGKEKFVERTELTIRPAASLLKTSQSGVIAGGSTGTVDLSGNGLIPSTVSSKLVVSRSPMVQYAKALDYLLGYPHGCIEQTISKAFPQLYFADVVKSIAPKTYIVKTGESDYNPNFNVQAAIQKIESMQLPSGAVSYWPAGTEESAWGTAYATHFLMEAQRAGFEINPSALGRMLDYLTVKTGSPATEYDYTYDEASGYTQVTIASRSSLYSLYVLALGGKANRASMNYYKQNQQLLTSDTRYLLAAAFKQIGDERSYAALLPATLAETHSSRQLSGSFASPIRNIALTLNTLIETDANSLQIPTLARRLSQALNSTAYLNTQEAAFAFLALGKLAKKNTGSTVTAVVSSGKSVVGKFDGKDLLITKALNQKTQITASGKGSLYWFAQSEGLSATGSYVEEDAGLRVRKQFLNRNGQPLSTFRQNDLVVVKITLTSTDGSPVENVVVTDLLPAAFEIENPRLTEPRDMPWIKNPTTPDHFDIRDDRINYYTTANNTPKTFYYMVRVITKGMFTLGPVSADAMYSGDFRSYSGGGKVKVE; encoded by the coding sequence ATGCTCTCTTTGTTCGGCAGTCGCTTTTCCACTTCTGCTGTTACGGATTTTAAATCCGTAACAGAACTGATTCGGGATTTCAAATCCCGAATAGCTCTAAATGTAAAATCCCGAATAGCTCTGATTTTCCTCTTTTCCACACTTTTCTTTACACAATGTGGAAAACTCAACGAAATTCGGGTGGTGGGGCGAAATTTTGAGGATGAGATCAATCTGGCCCAAAATCTCGTTTTTACGTTCAACAAAGACATTGTTCCCGTATCGGAACTGAACAGTTGGGAGTCGACCAAATTTGTGGAATTTATCCCTGCCGTGGCGGGGAAATTTAAGTGGACAGCCCCCAACGAACTGATCTTTTCGCCGGCGAGCGGCTTTGAGCCCGCCACTGAGTACCGCGCCGAGCTGAGCAAAGAGCTGGCCAAAAAGACCATCGAAAAACGCTACGACGTATCGGGCGAAGAGATCGAATTTCATACGCCTTATCTGCAACTCACCGAAGCCGAAACCTACTGGACCAAATCGCGCGAAACGGGCAAAGCATTGGCCAAAGCCAAATTGCATTTCAACTACGCCGTCAATGGGAGTGAAGTGGGTGGAAAGTTGAAGGTGAAAAGTGAAGAGAAATCGCTTACTTCCTCCATTGGGCAATCGCAAACGTCGGAAGCCGTTACGGTTGCGCTGACCGATGCCGCTGCTGATAAGAACGAGCAGCCGCTGGAACTGTCGGTCGAAAAAGGGTTGAAAGTGCCCAATACCGCCTACGCAAGCAAAGAGGACATCACGCTCTCGGGCACGATTCCGTCGGCCACGACCCTCGAAGTAAAAGAAGTAAAAACGGGTTTTGAAAACAACCGGGGCGTGGTGCGTGTCGTAACCACCCAAGAGCTTCAAAATGTAGACCTGTCGACCTTTTATTCCATTCAGCCCGCGGTACAGACAAAGGCCGAACTGACCGAAAACGGCTTTATCATTCGGGGCGATTTTAACGAGACCGATACCTACGTACTGACCCTCACCGACCAAGTGAAAGGCGTTTTGGGCGCACAGCTGCAAGAGGCGGTCAGCAAAGACCTGTTTTTTGGCCTGATGCCCGCAAGTATTGCCTTTGTCAATAAAAAAGCAGTGTATCTTTCGTCCAAAGGTGCCCGCAACGTGGGGCTTCAGATCGTGAACGTACCCAAAGTGCAGGTAAAAATCGCGAAGATCTACGAAAATAACATCTTGCAATACCTCAAAAACAACCGCTACGAAGAATATGGCTATCTGGGTGGGGAGGATAATTGGGGACCGACGGGTGCCTTTAATTACCAGGAAGATGACAACCAATCGTACAGCGACCTGATCGTGGACAAAACCGTTGAAACGGATAATCTGCCCAAAGTAAAAGGTGTTTCAGCGCTCAATCTGAGCCTGCCGGATGCGCCCAATGCCTTTCGCGGCATTTACCTGGTGAGCGTGCAATCGAAAGATGAACAATATCAACGCGCCAACAAACTGGTGTCATTGTCGGACATTGGCCTGATCGCGAAGCAGGGCAAGGATGAGTTGTGGGTGTTTGCCAACTCCATCAAAACCGCCGAGCCGCTTGATAAGCTGGAGATCAATCTTATTTCGTCCAATAATCAGACCGTACTGACGGGCAAAACCGACAGCAAAGGGGTGGTTAAGTTTGAAAAATTATCGGAAAAAGCACCGAATTTTTCCATCGCCATGGTGGTGGCCCACAGCGGGGAAGCCCAAAGCCGCGAGGCGGATTTTAATTACCTCCTTTTGGAAGATACGCAGGTCGAAACGTCGCGCTTTGACGTGGAAGGCAGGCGTGACAACACCTCCGGGCTTGAAGCTTTTATCTACGGCGACCGCGATATTTATCGTCCCGGCGAAACCATTCATTTCAATACGGTGGTGCGTCAGCAAAACCGGAAGAACGTAGGGGAAGTGCCGTTGAAGATCAAAGTGCTGCTGCCCAACGGCAAAGAACTTAAAAATTATCGTGTCTCCACCAACGGCGAAGGTGCGATAGAAACGTCTTTGGCGCTTGACAAAGCCGCCGTGACGGGTGGGTACAGCGTAGAAGTGTACACGGCCAACGATGTGTTGTTGGCTTCTAAAAAGTTGAATATTGAGGAGTTTATGCCCGATCGCATCAAGGTAGATGCCAAAACGAATCAGGAGTTTTACAGAACCGGTCAAACCATTACCCTCAACGCGACGGCGCTTAACCTCTTTGGGCCTCCGGCGTCGGGGCGTAATTATGAAATGGAGTTTTCGCTCAAACGAAAAGCTTTTTTTGCCGCCAATTACAAAGAATACATTTTTGATATGCCCGATAACGCTGCCGTAAAGTTTGAAAATGTAGTACGGCAGGGCGTGACGGACGATAATGGTTTGGCCAAAGAAGCGTTCACGCTTCCCGCCGAGTACGGGGATATGGGAGCACTGGAAGGCAAAATTTACGTCACGGTTTTTGATGAAACAGGCCGTCCTGTCAACCGCCTCAAGCGTTTTGATGTGTTTACGCAGGAGGTGTTTTACGGCGTAAAAATGGCCGATAATTACGTGGGTCTCAATGCGCCCGTGCTCATTGGGTTGGTAGCGGTCGATAAAGACGGCAAACCCAAAGCGACGGCGCAGGCGCAGGTAGAGGTGATTCGCATGGATTATCAGACGGTGGTGGAAAAACAAAACGATCAATTGCGGTATTCTTCCAAAAAACGCGAAAAAGTGGTCTATTCCAACATCGTGAACTTTAAAAACGGTTTGGCGGAGGTTCGTTACGTGCCCACGGTGTCGGGGGAATATGAAGTAAGGATACGGCGCATAAGTGGGTCGGTGGGGACACCGACCACCACGGGCTATTCGATGATCAGCTTTTATGCGTATGGTTGGGGAAGTACTTCGGCCTCGTCGTTTGAGGTGAGCAATGAAGGCGAAGTGCTGATGGAATTTGATAAGCCAAGCTATAAGGTGGGCGACAAAGCCACGGTTTTGTTCAAAACGCCGTTTGTGGGTAAACTCTTGGTGACTGTCGAACGCAATAAAATACTGGAACATACCTATTTAACGACCGATAACAAATCCGCCGAATTCAGTTTCTCCGTAGGCAGTGAGCATCTGCCGAATGTGTTTATTTCCGCCACGCTGATTCGACCATTAGATAATTCCAATCTGCCGCTGACCGTAGCGCACGGATTTGCGTCGGTCAAGGTTGAAGATGAAGATACAAAATTGCCTGTGGAAATCGTGGCCGTGGAAAAATCCCGTTCCAAAACCAAACAAAAAATCCGCATCAAAACGGCCCGCAATGCGCAGGTGACCGTGGCTGTGGTAGATGAAGGAATACTTCAGATCAAAAACTTTCAGACGCCCGATATTCATGGGTTCTTCTATCAGAAACGGGCCTTGGAAGTCAGTAGCCACGATCTGTATCCGTTCCTGTTTCCCGAACTTTCACTGGCTTCCACAAGCAGTGTGGGAGGAGATGGCTATGATCTGGAAAAACGCATCAATCCGCTTTCTAATGGGCGCGTCAATTTGGTGGCTTATTGGTCCGGGCAACTCGATGCAGGCATGAGTGGTGAAGTGGAATTTGAAGTGGATATTCCCCAATTCTCCGGCGATCTGCGCATCATGGCGGTGGCTTATAAAGACAACGCGTTTGGGTCGGGCAACAAAAACATGAAAGTGGCGGATCCCATCGTGATCAGTACCGCTCTGCCGCGCTTCCTGAGTCCGGAAGATGAGCTGATCGTGCCGGTCAACGTGACCAATACCGAAAAAACAGCCGCCAACGTGCAGGTTAGTCTCAGTGTGAACGGACAACTCCGGAATCTGCAGGCCAAAAGCCAAACCCTGAGTATTGCCCCCGAAAAAGAAAGCCGGACCTCATTTGTGGTAAAAGCGGCACAGGGGATGGGCACCGGTAGCGTGACCGTGACGGTGAGCAACGGCAAAGAGAAGTTTGTCGAAAGAACCGAACTGACGATCCGACCCGCGGCGTCTTTGTTGAAAACCTCACAGTCCGGCGTGATCGCCGGCGGGAGCACCGGCACCGTTGACCTTAGCGGCAATGGTTTGATTCCTTCGACGGTCAGCAGTAAACTGGTGGTGAGCCGCTCGCCGATGGTGCAGTATGCCAAAGCCCTGGATTACCTGTTGGGGTACCCGCACGGGTGCATTGAGCAGACGATCTCCAAGGCATTTCCGCAGTTGTACTTTGCCGATGTTGTCAAATCCATTGCTCCCAAAACCTACATTGTCAAAACGGGGGAAAGTGACTATAATCCAAATTTCAACGTTCAGGCGGCCATTCAAAAAATAGAGAGCATGCAGTTGCCGAGCGGTGCGGTAAGCTACTGGCCCGCCGGGACCGAAGAGTCCGCCTGGGGAACGGCTTACGCTACCCATTTTCTCATGGAAGCCCAACGGGCCGGATTTGAGATCAATCCATCGGCTTTGGGAAGAATGTTGGATTATCTGACGGTCAAAACGGGTTCTCCCGCCACCGAATACGATTATACCTACGATGAAGCAAGCGGCTACACGCAGGTAACGATCGCGAGCCGATCGTCGCTGTACTCGCTGTATGTATTGGCGCTGGGCGGAAAAGCCAACCGTGCTTCCATGAATTATTACAAACAAAACCAACAATTGCTGACGTCGGATACGCGCTATTTGCTGGCGGCCGCCTTTAAGCAGATCGGGGATGAACGCAGTTATGCGGCGCTATTGCCCGCTACGTTGGCCGAAACGCATTCTTCCCGCCAATTGAGCGGTAGTTTTGCCTCGCCGATTCGGAATATAGCGCTGACCCTGAATACGTTGATCGAAACGGATGCCAACAGCCTCCAAATCCCAACCTTGGCGCGTCGCCTGTCGCAGGCGCTCAATTCAACCGCGTACCTTAACACGCAGGAAGCAGCGTTTGCCTTTTTGGCTTTGGGAAAACTGGCAAAGAAAAATACCGGTTCGACAGTAACGGCAGTAGTGAGTAGCGGGAAGTCAGTAGTGGGTAAATTTGACGGAAAAGATCTGCTAATCACTAAAGCGCTGAATCAAAAGACACAAATCACGGCCTCCGGCAAAGGTTCTCTGTACTGGTTTGCGCAAAGCGAAGGCTTGAGTGCCACGGGGTCGTATGTAGAAGAAGATGCAGGGCTGCGCGTGCGGAAACAGTTTTTGAATCGTAACGGTCAGCCGTTGAGCACTTTCCGCCAAAATGACCTGGTCGTGGTGAAAATCACGCTGACGAGTACCGACGGCTCGCCCGTGGAAAATGTGGTGGTGACGGACCTGCTTCCGGCGGCCTTTGAGATCGAAAATCCGCGCCTGACCGAGCCGCGTGATATGCCGTGGATCAAGAACCCCACCACTCCCGACCATTTTGACATCCGCGACGACCGTATCAATTATTATACTACGGCCAACAACACACCGAAGACGTTCTACTACATGGTGCGCGTGATTACCAAAGGGATGTTCACGCTCGGCCCCGTTTCGGCGGATGCGATGTATTCGGGAGATTTCAGAAGCTATTCGGGAGGAGGAAAAGTGAAAGTGGAGTAA
- a CDS encoding IS630 family transposase, whose translation MLPLVCRTWAPKGKTPIIEEKAGKEHLSLIAAMAPNGRLYVGGQDKAYNSEGVVDFLEYLCRRYRSKDLIVIWDGATIHRSQAIKDFLARKKGRVHLVALPGYSPELNPVELLWSQLKRELKNRVFLDLTDLAEVLKEKIEEVRKDTELLVSFFKKKEVAFFTG comes from the coding sequence CTGCTCCCCCTCGTTTGCCGTACGTGGGCACCCAAGGGTAAAACGCCCATTATCGAGGAGAAGGCGGGCAAAGAACACCTCAGTCTGATCGCCGCGATGGCCCCTAATGGGAGGCTGTACGTCGGCGGACAAGACAAGGCATACAATAGTGAGGGGGTGGTTGACTTTCTGGAGTACCTATGCCGCAGGTACCGCAGCAAGGACTTGATCGTGATCTGGGATGGCGCGACCATCCACCGTAGCCAAGCCATAAAGGACTTTTTGGCGCGCAAGAAAGGGCGCGTGCACCTTGTGGCCCTGCCTGGTTATAGCCCGGAACTGAACCCGGTCGAGTTGCTGTGGAGTCAGTTAAAAAGAGAGCTCAAAAACCGGGTATTCCTCGACCTGACAGATTTGGCCGAAGTGTTGAAAGAAAAAATTGAGGAGGTCAGAAAAGACACGGAATTGCTGGTTTCATTCTTTAAAAAGAAGGAAGTAGCTTTCTTTACAGGATAA
- the argB gene encoding acetylglutamate kinase, whose product MKPKLYVVKIGGNIIDNADALRSFLTSFAALKGNKILLHGGGKIATQVAEKLGIPTEMVEGRRITDHAMLDVVTMVYGGLVNKNIVATLQSLGSNAIGLTGADAGLIRAHKRPVNDQVDPAIDYGFVGDIDAVNGKQLTAFLKSKLLPIIAPLTFDPSLGVMLNTNADTMASAVAVGLSEVYDVNLVYCFEKNGVLLDADNDDTVIPVLTPELYATCKTAGAIYKGMIPKLDNAFAALRNGVAEVTICHADQLRQALTKKTAGTKLTLG is encoded by the coding sequence ATGAAACCAAAGCTCTATGTGGTCAAGATTGGCGGAAATATAATCGACAATGCTGACGCGCTTCGTTCTTTTCTGACCTCCTTTGCGGCGTTGAAAGGCAATAAGATCCTGCTCCACGGAGGAGGAAAAATCGCTACGCAAGTGGCTGAAAAGCTGGGAATCCCCACCGAGATGGTCGAAGGACGTCGCATTACCGATCATGCCATGCTTGATGTTGTCACGATGGTATACGGAGGATTGGTGAATAAAAACATAGTGGCTACGCTTCAGTCGTTGGGCAGCAACGCCATCGGGTTGACGGGCGCGGATGCCGGCCTCATTCGGGCGCACAAACGCCCCGTCAATGACCAAGTCGACCCCGCGATCGATTACGGTTTTGTGGGAGATATTGATGCCGTCAACGGCAAACAATTGACCGCATTTTTAAAAAGTAAACTGCTCCCCATCATTGCTCCGCTGACCTTTGACCCAAGCTTGGGCGTAATGCTCAACACCAACGCCGACACCATGGCTTCGGCCGTGGCCGTTGGGCTCTCCGAAGTGTATGACGTTAATCTGGTCTATTGTTTTGAAAAGAACGGCGTATTGCTCGATGCCGACAATGACGATACCGTCATTCCCGTATTGACCCCTGAACTTTATGCTACCTGCAAAACCGCAGGAGCCATTTATAAAGGCATGATCCCGAAGTTGGACAATGCCTTCGCCGCCCTGCGCAACGGCGTGGCGGAAGTGACGATCTGCCACGCCGACCAACTTCGGCAGGCCCTCACAAAAAAAACCGCGGGGACCAAACTGACCCTTGGGTAG
- a CDS encoding metallophosphoesterase codes for MKRTLVIGDIHGGLRALRQVLERAQVQHDDTLIFLGDYVDGWSESAQVIEFLIQLSSQQSCLFMKGNHDMWCENWLDNGLAPHVWLMHGGSSTAESYRFLDMTTRRKHLDFFNQLKSYHIDAQNRLFVHAGFASIHGPEDEHDDSNFLWDRTLWETALTMERRSRQDDGMMPKRLKLFREIFIGHTPTLNYNLDVPMHASTVWNIDTGAAFYGKLSIMDIDTKEFWQSDTVQRLYPDEKGRN; via the coding sequence ATGAAAAGAACGTTGGTCATAGGCGATATACACGGCGGCTTGAGGGCGTTGCGGCAAGTGCTTGAACGCGCGCAGGTGCAGCACGATGATACGCTCATTTTTCTGGGCGATTACGTGGACGGCTGGAGTGAATCGGCGCAGGTCATTGAGTTTCTGATTCAGTTATCGTCGCAACAATCCTGCCTTTTTATGAAAGGAAACCACGATATGTGGTGTGAGAATTGGCTCGACAACGGCTTAGCCCCCCACGTGTGGCTGATGCACGGAGGCAGCAGCACCGCAGAAAGTTACCGTTTTCTGGATATGACAACGCGCCGGAAGCATTTGGATTTCTTTAATCAATTGAAAAGCTACCATATTGACGCTCAAAATCGTCTGTTTGTCCACGCGGGTTTTGCGTCTATCCACGGCCCGGAAGATGAGCATGACGACAGCAACTTTCTCTGGGACCGCACCCTCTGGGAAACCGCGCTGACCATGGAACGCCGCAGCCGCCAAGACGACGGCATGATGCCCAAACGCCTGAAACTGTTTCGGGAAATATTCATCGGCCATACGCCTACGCTGAATTATAACTTAGATGTTCCCATGCACGCCTCTACGGTGTGGAATATCGACACAGGGGCCGCTTTTTACGGAAAACTCAGCATTATGGACATTGATACCAAGGAGTTTTGGCAAAGCGACACGGTGCAGCGGTTATACCCTGATGAGAAAGGGAGAAATTGA
- a CDS encoding ABC-F family ATP-binding cassette domain-containing protein: MITVSNVSLRYGKRVLFDEVNIKFNPGNCYGVIGANGAGKSTFLKILSGEIEPQTGSVAITPGQRMAVLKQNQFEFDEFQVLQTVIMGHKRLYEIMMEKDAIYAKEDFTEADGEKAADLEAEFAELDGWEAEPEAASLLSGLGIKEDLHYAQMTDLDPSQKVRVLLAQTLFGNPDILLLDEPTNNLDVETVMWLENFLNNFKNIVIVVSHDRHFLDQVCTHVVDIDFSKVQMYGGNYTFWYESSQLALKQRADQNKKSDEKRKELEEFIRRFSANVAKSKQATARQKMLEKLNVDEIKPSSRKYPYINFKPEREIGDQVLSVEGLSKTAEDGTKLFENVSFRLNREDKVAFIGRNTLAITALFEILQEQIKPDSGDFKWGVTVTNAYFPKDSDHYFQTDDNLVDWLRQFSKEKDESFIRGFLGRMLFSGEESLKKASVLSGGEKVRCMLSKMMLSGANFLTLDDPTNHLDLESITALNNGLIEFKGAMLFYSHDHQFIQTVANRIIEVTPNGILDKLMTYDEYITDDRVKAQREALYGELV; the protein is encoded by the coding sequence ATGATAACGGTATCAAACGTGTCGTTGCGCTACGGTAAACGGGTGCTTTTCGACGAAGTGAATATTAAATTCAATCCCGGCAACTGCTATGGGGTCATTGGGGCAAACGGGGCTGGGAAATCCACTTTCTTAAAGATATTGTCGGGTGAGATTGAGCCGCAGACCGGCTCGGTTGCCATCACGCCCGGCCAACGCATGGCCGTACTGAAACAGAATCAGTTTGAGTTTGACGAGTTTCAGGTGTTGCAAACGGTGATCATGGGGCACAAACGTCTTTATGAGATCATGATGGAAAAAGACGCCATCTACGCCAAAGAAGATTTTACGGAAGCCGACGGTGAAAAAGCCGCCGACCTGGAAGCGGAGTTTGCCGAGTTGGACGGTTGGGAAGCGGAGCCGGAAGCGGCCTCTCTATTGAGCGGATTGGGCATCAAAGAAGACCTGCACTATGCCCAAATGACCGACCTTGACCCGAGCCAAAAAGTGCGGGTGTTGTTGGCGCAGACGCTTTTCGGCAACCCTGACATTTTGCTGCTGGACGAGCCGACCAACAACCTGGACGTAGAAACAGTCATGTGGTTGGAAAACTTTTTGAACAACTTTAAAAACATCGTCATCGTGGTTTCCCACGACCGTCACTTCCTCGACCAGGTGTGTACGCACGTGGTGGATATTGACTTCAGCAAGGTGCAGATGTACGGCGGTAACTATACGTTCTGGTACGAATCAAGCCAATTGGCCCTGAAACAACGCGCCGACCAAAACAAAAAATCGGACGAGAAGCGGAAGGAATTGGAGGAGTTTATTCGTCGTTTCAGCGCCAACGTTGCCAAGTCAAAGCAGGCAACGGCGCGGCAGAAAATGTTGGAAAAACTCAACGTCGACGAGATCAAGCCTTCGTCGCGCAAGTATCCCTACATCAATTTCAAACCGGAGCGCGAGATCGGCGATCAGGTATTGAGCGTGGAAGGTCTTTCCAAAACCGCCGAAGATGGAACCAAGCTGTTTGAGAACGTGTCGTTCCGTCTGAATCGGGAAGATAAAGTGGCCTTTATCGGGCGCAATACCCTGGCCATCACGGCCTTGTTTGAGATCCTTCAGGAGCAGATCAAGCCGGATTCGGGCGATTTTAAATGGGGCGTAACGGTCACCAACGCGTATTTCCCCAAAGACAGCGATCATTATTTTCAAACCGATGACAACCTGGTGGATTGGCTACGTCAGTTCTCCAAAGAAAAAGACGAAAGCTTTATCCGCGGATTTTTAGGCCGAATGCTGTTCTCGGGCGAAGAGTCGCTCAAAAAAGCGAGTGTGCTTTCGGGAGGGGAAAAGGTCCGTTGTATGCTGTCAAAAATGATGCTTTCGGGGGCCAATTTCCTGACCCTCGACGACCCCACCAACCACCTGGACCTGGAATCCATTACGGCGCTCAACAACGGTTTGATTGAGTTCAAAGGCGCGATGCTGTTTTATTCACACGACCACCAATTCATTCAAACGGTGGCCAATCGCATCATCGAAGTAACCCCGAACGGCATCTTGGATAAGCTCATGACCTACGACGAATACATCACCGACGACCGCGTAAAAGCGCAGCGTGAGGCGTTGTATGGGGAGTTGGTGTAA
- the recO gene encoding DNA repair protein RecO has product MLHKTRGIVLNYIRYRETSIIVKIYTEDFGIQSYIVNGIRSAKSKTNRIALFQPLTLLDLVVYHKNKEQTIHRLAEVKCSLPFRSLPFDFVKSSIALFETEMLVKTLREEEANPPLFHFLMEGIIFLEEANEHFENFHLQFLAKFAFYLGFGAETVHEMEQQLKENLYPHTLDALAREAMQNLILMPFEYPLSLDRQRRGKLLDTLLFYFKIHLEGLGEIRSLEVLRELMR; this is encoded by the coding sequence ATGCTCCACAAAACACGCGGTATTGTCCTCAATTATATTCGCTACCGCGAAACTTCCATTATTGTTAAAATTTACACCGAAGATTTTGGGATTCAAAGCTACATCGTCAACGGCATCCGCAGTGCCAAGTCCAAAACCAATCGCATTGCGCTCTTTCAACCGCTCACTTTATTGGACCTGGTGGTTTATCATAAAAATAAAGAGCAAACCATTCATCGCCTGGCAGAAGTAAAGTGTAGTTTGCCGTTTCGGAGTTTACCTTTTGATTTTGTCAAATCAAGCATTGCGCTGTTTGAGACCGAAATGCTGGTCAAAACCTTGCGCGAAGAAGAAGCCAACCCGCCGCTGTTTCATTTTTTGATGGAAGGAATCATCTTTTTGGAAGAGGCCAACGAACATTTTGAGAATTTTCATCTCCAATTTTTGGCAAAATTTGCCTTCTATTTGGGTTTTGGGGCCGAAACCGTCCATGAGATGGAGCAACAGCTCAAAGAAAATCTCTATCCTCATACGCTTGATGCACTCGCGCGCGAGGCCATGCAAAATCTCATTTTGATGCCTTTCGAATATCCTCTGTCATTGGATCGGCAGCGAAGAGGAAAGTTGCTGGATACCCTTCTTTTTTACTTCAAAATTCATTTGGAAGGACTGGGTGAGATACGATCGCTGGAGGTGCTGCGGGAATTGATGCGATGA
- a CDS encoding 2TM domain-containing protein, whose translation MNTTFTSAPERNEYLMKIARRRVGFQKHTMVYFIVCSVISLLCLAEGGRVPVDLWWAWGIGLGFHGLAAYGPLFDEQKATEDEYQKLLRRQNEQ comes from the coding sequence ATGAATACCACTTTCACCTCCGCTCCCGAACGCAATGAGTATTTGATGAAAATCGCCCGTCGTCGGGTGGGGTTTCAAAAACACACAATGGTTTATTTCATCGTTTGCTCCGTCATTTCCCTGCTTTGTTTGGCCGAAGGCGGCCGAGTGCCCGTTGACCTTTGGTGGGCTTGGGGCATCGGACTGGGCTTTCACGGCTTAGCCGCTTACGGCCCCCTGTTTGACGAACAAAAAGCCACGGAAGACGAATACCAAAAACTGCTCCGCCGGCAAAATGAGCAATAG